A segment of the Bacteriovorax sp. PP10 genome:
GGCGGCGGGAAAGTTGAAGAGCGAGTGATCCTGCATTCAAAAGAAATGCTAAAGCGAAATGAATCTTTTGATTACGCTGATTGGAACTTGCAGACAGATATTAAAATGACTTGTGGTGGAGTGGTAAGTTTTTTCTTCGAGAGAGTTCAGGCAAAACCAACTTGGGAGATTGCCATTTTTGGTGCCGGCCATGTGGCCCAAGAAGTTGTGCGTACACTTTTAAAGTTAGAGTGTTCGGTGATTTGTTCTGATCCTAGATCAGACTGGCTTAATAAACTTCCTGATCATCATAAGCTCACTAAGATTCATACGAGTGAAATGAAAAATGTAGTTGCCGATTTGAAGCCCGGAACTTTCATTGCTTCGATGACCATGGGTCATGCGTATGATCTTCCGATTCTTCTGGCAGCTATGGAGAGAAATGTCTTTCCTTATATGGGTGTGATTGGAAGTGATTCAAAAGCGGCCGTGCTTCGTGCCGATCTGAAAAAGAATGGGGCCAACCCTGATCTGATTGCAAAACTTCATTGTCCGATTGGAGAGTCCTTTGGAAATAACACTCCAGTTGAAATTGCTATCAGCATTGCGGCCCAGTTAATCAAGGCCCGAGATAATCAGTTATCTTAATAGTTTAAATCTAAACTTAAGTTTTTTAGTCAACTATCCGATGAGCTCTTAGATTCTAAAAAGACTCTTGGAGATATTTATGAAAAGCATTTCATTAATCACTTTGTTTGTTACCTGTATGAGTACATCTGCATGGGGTGCTCTCGATTGCGAAGGGATGAAACATCCAAAATATAAAGAAGAGTACAAAGCATGTAAAAAACTTGAGGCCCAAAATGTTGGCCCATGTGCAGGACTCGATCATCCTAAATATCAAAGTGAGTATCAAACGTGTTTGAAAGTTGAAAAAGAAGTAAAGGTTTCAGACGACTGTTCAGGACTTAATCATCCTCAATTTCAAGATGAATATAAAGCATGTTTGAAAGCAGAAATGTCCATTAAAGATAACTGCTCGGCGATGAATCATCCTCAATATCAAGATGAATATAAAGCGTGTTTAAAAGCAGAACAATATGTCGCTTTAAGTGATTGCTCTGTTTTAAATAAACCGAAATCTCAGGCAGAGTATAAATTGTGCCTAAAAACAGAGATTAGAAGCACTCAAGATCCATGTGAGGGTTATAAGAAAACTGGTACTCATGAAGGTTCTCAGTACGAAAAATGTTTTATTCAATGGCAGGAATCTAAATTTACAACTGTTCCTAAAAAGGCCCCAAGAAATCCAGCAGATCCATGTGATGGGTATAGAAAATATGGTGAAGGTGAAGGGTCTGATTACGAGAAATGCTTCATTCAAAAAAGTGCAGCAGGAAGTAAGAGTATTTCTGATTTAAAAAGAGATGCTAAACCTGTAGATCAACAGAATTTTGCACCAGAAAAAGCAAGTTCAAATACAAGTTCGAAATAAAGATGCAAATAGTTTTTTAGTGATAAATAGTTATGGGTATAGGAGCAAATTCTATATCCATATTGTCCCAGATTTCTTTCATTTCATAATTTTCTACCGCGATACATCCTGCAGTCCAGTCTCCACGATTTTCAAATAAAAGATCCATTGAATCGTCATCCAAAATCATCGACAGCGATGTGTAGTAGTTTGGCATACCGTGAATAAAAATATCAAAGCCTGGATTCACACCCATTTTTTTTGCGCGTTCGATATCTTCTAAGTTCGGATAAGTCACATGAATTGAGCGGTAGAATTTTGAATAAGGATTTTTGTAATCCAATTCGTATTCACCTTCCGGGACTCGCTTGTCTCCCTCTTGCCTTTTAGGCGCCATTCCTCCGCGTCCTAACATCACCGTGTAGACTTTGGTCACTTCACCCTGAAACATCATTTCCATTCGATGCTGGGTCTTATAGACACGCACAGAATCGACCTGGTATTCGGCAGAGAAGAGTTGTGTTGAAAATGAGAGAACAATAAATGTGATAAGTGTGTTCATAAAAATCAACCTACCAAATTTTATTTAGGAAAGCACTTAGGAAATTAACTTGAATATTTGCGTTTGCTACATAAAGATATGTCACAAAAAATCTTCAAGGATGAAAGTAAGTGGAAGAGCATAGTTTTGAAATTAAATGTGGGATCGTCATTGCAATTTTTGCGGCCGTTATGGCATTGAGCGATATGTTCGCAGGTAAATATGGCGAAGATGAAATTAAATTTATCAATGAGAAATCCAGTTCGTACATGTGGTATCAGGCCAAGAGTATTAGAGAGACTGTGGTTGAAGGTCAGAGAGATTTAATTAACACTCTTGTTCAAGGAAAAGCGATTAATGAAAACTCGCAAAATCTATTAAAAGAGCACACTGATAAATTGACGAAGAAAATAGAGAGATACGAAAAAGAAAAAGCTGAAATCTTAAAAGGATCTTCTAAAGTTGGTGAAGTTAACTGGGTGCAAGACGTAGATGGGAAACTTGGTCAGGTAATTGGTGCTAAGGAATACGAAGAAAAAATTGAAACATTAGGAAAGGCCGGAGATCAGTTCGATCTTTCCAATCTCTTTTTTCAGATTTGTTTAGTTATGGGGGCGATTAGTTTAGTTGTGAAGAAGCCCTCTCTTAGAACGACATTTTTCTATGTGATGATTTTTCTAGGGGTCTTAGGAAGCGGTTTTTCATTTATGGCCTTAACGATAGCCATGAAAGCGTAAAGTTTAAGAGGTATCTGCCGATGAGACCTTGGAGTATTCTTAAGGTTGGAGTTTTTATGAAGTCATTAATGAGTCTGGTTATTCTTGGTCTGACATTTAATTCTTTTGCTCTTGTGGCAGCAGAAACGGAATGTGGAAGTTTCAAGAAATCAGGTGACCTTGTTGTGGCCTATGAAAAAATCAAAGCAAGTGGAAAGAAACAAACATACCCGAACATTGATCTCGATGCTTTTTTTAAATCTACTAATAAAGAAAGAATGGATTTTATCCATACGACTTGTGATGTAGGAATGGACCCTCATGAGATGGCGGCAGAGGCGCGTTCGA
Coding sequences within it:
- a CDS encoding L,D-transpeptidase family protein gives rise to the protein MNTLITFIVLSFSTQLFSAEYQVDSVRVYKTQHRMEMMFQGEVTKVYTVMLGRGGMAPKRQEGDKRVPEGEYELDYKNPYSKFYRSIHVTYPNLEDIERAKKMGVNPGFDIFIHGMPNYYTSLSMILDDDSMDLLFENRGDWTAGCIAVENYEMKEIWDNMDIEFAPIPITIYH
- a CDS encoding DUF4337 domain-containing protein: MEEHSFEIKCGIVIAIFAAVMALSDMFAGKYGEDEIKFINEKSSSYMWYQAKSIRETVVEGQRDLINTLVQGKAINENSQNLLKEHTDKLTKKIERYEKEKAEILKGSSKVGEVNWVQDVDGKLGQVIGAKEYEEKIETLGKAGDQFDLSNLFFQICLVMGAISLVVKKPSLRTTFFYVMIFLGVLGSGFSFMALTIAMKA
- the xdhC gene encoding xanthine dehydrogenase accessory protein XdhC gives rise to the protein MNKSILEKIQELQEQGQSFVVATLVKTKGSAPQEVGAKILVGENGYIHGTVGGGKVEERVILHSKEMLKRNESFDYADWNLQTDIKMTCGGVVSFFFERVQAKPTWEIAIFGAGHVAQEVVRTLLKLECSVICSDPRSDWLNKLPDHHKLTKIHTSEMKNVVADLKPGTFIASMTMGHAYDLPILLAAMERNVFPYMGVIGSDSKAAVLRADLKKNGANPDLIAKLHCPIGESFGNNTPVEIAISIAAQLIKARDNQLS